TGGGAATTTGTAGATCCTGttctatatatatttctcaCATGTCTAACTCTTATTACAATAGACTATAAGAAAATCTAGTTTTGTTTTGCTAGGATGATTAGATAAGTACAAAATTCTAGTaatgaaaaatttataaacttttgtCAAAATGGACAACATCTCTAAAAGTAGGAATCAGTTACCAGGCGGATGATTAGCACGAGCAATGACCATAAACGCGATGGAAGCCGCGAGGGCGGTGCTGCGGGAGAGCCAACCGGGCCCGAGGATGGAAAACGCCAACACTCCAATGGCTGCACAACCTATTTGAGCCATGAATATATTGTATTTCTGAAATAAATACACATGCACCCATCACAGTTTTGATCAACAGTAGCTAGCATTTAATggttgcattaaaaaaaatagcgTCTCAATCAAAAGAAAGGAAAAGCGTTTAAGAAATTACCCTAGCAGCAGGGGCAGAAGGAGTGGTGAAAAGAATGGCAGAGACGGCACCAAGTGGTGCAACCGACATTGAGATACCTTTAGGGTTTAATATATGATCTATCCTTCCCAGTATCGCCATTGCCGCAAACGCTCCTGTTCGTACCAGAAAATATATCAACAAAACACTTCAACCCAAAATacgtgactagtctggatcacTTCTGTAAGGGGGAGGCAggatacctctgtataattcaaaaaaaaaaatatttaacccaaaataaaaaaaaacatttaaaatatttttaatacatcCGTACATGTATACTTATTTTATCAACTCGGTCATACATTCAAGGTTAAAAACACATATGAGAAGACCTATAGTTAATCAAGTAACTTCATTTATTTTGCATGCATACATGATACATGTTCGTAAATTAAAATGCATGATGATCACATACTACTATAGCTATTTCCTTTCATTTTTGATAACAATATACAAAACGATAAAACCAATTAAACAATTTAGGCCTCTGTTCAAGGATTGGCATAGACAATGACGATTTGCGAATGATATGTATAATCTTGATAAATTGAAAACCATATTTGTTTCTACGAGTAAAGGTTATGCGAgttaatttagaaaattaataatcatgattttttatttcttactaAATTCAGGATATGGTCAACTCATGCAGTTATTATCAATACTCAATAGCCATTTGGTCACTGGAAGAGACAcgatctctctgtctctctcttccCTTGTCTTCGGACAAAAGAAATTTGCTGTCTGATAttgtgttttcattttctttgtgagcatatttttcaattaaaaaaagacTAACCTGCTGCAGGCCAAATGACGTCACTCAGCGACGGAACCACCGTAGTCTTCTCAGGCTTCCAAGAATCCCAAGAAACCGCAGGTAAATCTTCAGCAGAAGCTACCGGCATAGATACGCCGGGGCTTTTGCTTACTCGCCGGCGAGTGCTCCAAGACCTAAGATTTCTCATATGCCTCACAGATTCATAGATACATATATCATAAGATGAGAGTCCTAAGAAATGATGGTGTTTGAAAGAGGCTGAAACCATTGACTGAGCTCTTGGAACCGTTGGAGTAATATTCCGGAGAAGAAGCTGTAAGCGTCCGAAAGGTAGAGGCTTCACCGGAACCGAAGCCATGGTTGTTGGGAGTGGGAGGGCTTCTTGATGTAAGTATCTCAACAAAGACTCAAAAACATGTTCGCCTCTTTCTAATTACATAAATACTCAGATTTACAGTGGTGGACAATTATATcattctaacatttttttttttacataaaaaatgtcactttaaaatttcaatgcattttattcatttttttaatctgtgtgaAAAATGTTTAAGTGACATTTATTTAGAAACGGATGAAGTATTTACAAACACAGATTTTTGTGCataaagaataatatatatattattttcacaaGTTAAAATGAAGTGTACAGTAAAGGTCTTGCAAACAATAAAAGATGGACAATTTTTACATTAGTAAATTAAGGGCTTGTAACCAAATATTGAACGGAACTATAACTGTTTATTTTAACTATAACTAGAGTTTATCCCGCACATCGTGCggatatattttcattttataaatatttaattttgatattattatataaatttaaatatacaatttatatcttagtgttatatattttataactttttaattttattgtttaggtttcttattactttattaatgtaggggtttgttttatacattttactttttttattacgtttttgagttttcataatttgaaataatcaaataaaaaatattcttcaacatatgatttttgaaaatatatagctgtagaaataaatttttaacatatgttaataacttcatttgtataaaaaaaatctgacatGATTAACAAATTTGAACCCGCTTTAGTGgtagatgataatttatttaaatgaaagcattatattacttaattatgaaattaattaatgcaatatttaataaaaaatatttaaaaatttagtaggattttgttagatttttctaaacagatttgttataactgaaaataaaattcaaatctatagttaaaattaatttattattaatattcctaTTAATTATTATGTCATATTATGTGATTAACGAAATGGTCCTAGTAGACTTctaaatagtagataaaaatggtattGTTTAGTATATAGTATAAATATAGCGCAGTTTACATTTTTGTCAACCATGTTGATTTCTTGGTTATATATACAACTTCTACGAAATATTTACTTTctttcaataaaatatttattgactATTCAGTATTCTATGAATCAAACCTGATGACCGAGTTCTAAGAAAATCATAAACAAGATATTCGTATATTtcttgttattttgttttttttccttaaactACAAACTTAGTATATTTGCGttcgttaaaaacaaaaaattgcgttcgttatatattgttttttcgTTATATATTCACTTGAAAAACAACTAAAACGACATCTTGTTTTTTTCGACCAAATTATTCATTCAGTTGATTCTAGATACTTGAAACTATTGGATATTTATACTGCTTATTTaactgaagaagaaaaaggacctacatgtattatattaatAGTTAACGAAGGAATgacttttgattttaaaatgatagatgcGAATGGATATTGCCAAAATAGCAGTGCCCGTATAAGAGGTGGATGGGGTTCAAAGGCAAGCCTCTTTGATCAGTCGAAAGGTCATTGGATGACAGTAGTGCCTTCATCTAATacttaaattattatcttaCTCCTCGTTATTTCAATTTCGTTCAATATGTTAACAgagatttgtatttttatttctgTGATATATGGAAGCTGTCGCCTACACATGCATACACATGTTCCATGTTTCTAATCGTGAACACCAAtcataaaagtataatattggTAGATAATATAAACAGGTGATTGACATAACCTAATTTTGTGTCCTCTCAAAGACGAACGAATCTTCGATTAACGGTTAAAAGGTCGATTATTGATTAGTTCTCACTTCTCACACATTATAACTTTTGTTTTATACATTACAAAGTACTTCACTTGTGTAATAAGATTGGTGCTGATTTGGACAAAGCTGAAAAGGGCAAGTCTTTGGGTTTCGTACCGTCAATCTCATATCAATCaaataacaaataaacaatCTTACCTACAATGCGAAGTAAAACCAAGCTATTAAAATAAGTATGCTAATTTTCATCTTTAAAAAGTGACTTTGAGTCCCAAGATTCTTCTGCTTGTTTACACAAtcgatttttttgttaatttatttatgatatatatCTTCTCGGTTTACTTGGTTACATGTATAGATTAGTTGTACCAATGAACTAACTCTTATTTAGGTTGGattgttgtatatatataaactaggttaagacccgcgccttgcgcgaaatgaatattatatataaattattttaagtattatattttttacatattatgaattaataaatatatattgaataattaaaaatttagtaactattacgtatataattaaattagtacaaatacttaaatatgttataaaattaagtttaaatgatattaacatagatatatagtccacttttaatattgacatttgttacaaaaatattttatactcataatatttttgatcatttgtatttatttataacaaaaaatttaaatcaatgataacaataaaaaatttgtgggatgtttaatagttttagtaatttataattttaaaaacattcaatgccaagtttaaaatctaaatattaagttgtcaataattgttcaaaatgtttatcaaaaaaattcaaagctaattagaaattaaaatacttatgtattttatatggtatataatttatttaaaaaaatattaatatacatatatataatttttattaaatgagacttcctacttatgtaatttcgtaatcatttgtatcttgttataacataaattttaaatcatggatcacaaaaatttcaatgtgaaatttttaacaactttagtcgtttatattcgtttttaaaaattcaaaatataacatatacaaaaaatctaaatttttattatataatcatttatattcgttgtttaatttattttaataagttaaaattttaaaaaatgatagagaatagactattttttatcaaatatttattattcaaaatcattaattgtcatatatactttagccacattaggtaattatgtgatttttgtttaaggaaacaatgaagaacatttatgattaatttatgacTAGGTGACCGGTCCGCACTCTGTGCGGGCATAAGAATATGACTGGCCCGTACTCTGTGTTCTCTCTCGGTCCGTACCTCACGAGAGGGAACACAATAACGTCAGTATGAAGAGGCggatattgtgtgtatgtataattgcaacgtcacaaaatattttgtgtgtttacgaagatactttcattcaaaaaatgaaataaatagtgtatagttttagaagcaacatattttatattatcattaattagaattgtattgtatatgttttgtaattctttattttaggtgaataatattatttttccataaataataaacaaacatttatgtagacatattaaaagaaaatataataaaaatcaaaatattatccataaataatataaattatgaagtacatttctcgacaaagaaagcaaattcaattagaaacttgtaaaaaattaaataaattttgtaagcaatttgacgggttaacattatttgatagatttataaattttcttgaacatgaaataatattaaattgacataccgtcatcggtctcctaactcatcaTAACCCATCtagcaaatacaaaaaataaataattgcaacagtttatttattttaaaatttgtatttgaaaaaaaaagtagattaaaattacgtaccgtgactacggaatattctgaaaacttgtttgtagacaacattcaatatttttgtatgcggcttcccttctttaccagttattaggatttttaatccagatctcgacttaactcttgaaagtgcaactttgccttgcattttgtaagcattttataaattattttaaaattatgataaatttattctttaaacaatgataaataatttaaaaataatattaataaacatttttggtttttttaatatttaaaatagttattatataattatattcaaacacaattcatcaagtagagtataaaacaattataattatcttatataaattccgttcattgtattttatagtttataaatattaaaagtaataaataaaacattgttaatctttctataattttgagAATTACTTTCCATAAATTGtcatttgtaatattcgttagattatatggcaagtgatgttaaatgattttagacttatcttaaatttttagatctaaattaaataaataaaaattaaaaacaatcgaccaatcaaattataaaaatttcttgaaacttcacctatgaaCCCCAATCTGCGATAGATCAGTCCACgagattcacaaaaaaaatctaaatcccttacAGGTTGGGTTACTTAAACGTAGATTTGTCAATTTGACATATATGCACCATGTTGGTAAGTTGACCACGATTATTGGTGGAACTAATATCCGGTCTAATAAAAAAAGGTAGCTGGTTCGATTATTAATTTTCTAGGTTTTTTGACTGCTTTGAAAATGAcctcatgaattaaataaaaaatgcataatgctagcttacttataagatagtatattcaacaaaaaaaatcctaTAAAATAGTattactaaatgatactatGTAATTTTTTCCCGGactatattcaacaaaaaaagagaaagtacTAAAGAACCTCTTCAATAACTGCTTTCACTTGGCGAAGCTTCTCAGCATGTTCAAGGTCTTCTGGATCACTATCACTCTCACGACCTggtctacatataaaaaaaggaagactATATTGTCATTACCAGTATTCAACACATGGAAATGATAGATCAGGCATGCTTTTTGGAGACAAGACACAAATAGTTGAGTTCATGGTTCTACCTTGTACGGGGAACTAACAATCTTGTTGCATCTAATAGGTCTTGCAACTGGACTGCACTTTTTAGTTTTGtctaccaaaagaaaaaaaaatataaaatgaatcaaGGCTCTGATAAAAGATGGATGATAGAAAAGCTGGAGACTCTCGCACCTCAGCTCTTGGCTTTCCACCATTGTACTTCAGCATCAAGTTTAACAGTTTCTCCTCTGTAACATTTAGTTTCACCTTCTTTTTTGGAGTTCGATCGCCACTGTCatgtaataacaaaattttaacagATAGAGTATAGAGGAGATAAAGGTGATTTATATGCTAAGAAAACATACTGTCGAATAACAGCAATGACACAACGTAGCTCTTATGAGTTCCCATTGCCTTGGCGGGTTAGTCCTTTATTAGGTTGTACATGTTTATTGAAATTCCAAGGCAAAGTAGGTGGCAGAGTCGATGAAAGATGAGGTGCGtttgcgtctaaacacatttttcttagcacacaagcagcatcgtcgtaataccttaatagtatgagaggagagatttgtgaataatactttaaagaatgaaaagtgaatgtttgtattttaagaccttaggtgtctcctatatatatacagtcgatttatttctcatattaatgacgcacaatattttgcacaataaataatgaaatcgtttaaagaaagatattaaatgtgtattgtcagaaaatgatttgcatatgatatgattttaacttgcgtaagtaatccatattaaaaatgtaagttattaaaaacaaacaacctaattagaaacattaaaatattttgtaagcaatgtaataaatatgatatctaCATGCGCAAGCTTATcgtttgaataataagaaaagtttttaatatttgtcttaattctaaatcttgcccaagggtaaactaaatcgataatatttaataatttcaacttgtgcaagtaatccatattgtgaataagtgatttgcatatttaatgatttcaacttgcgcaagtaatccatattagaaaggtaagttattaaaaacaaattttgtcaataagttatttgcatatttaatgatttcaacttgcgcaagtaatccatattagaaaggtaagttattaaaacaaacaacctaattagtaggggtggacactttacccgatatctgaagtggcacccgaacccgatctgaaaatgcttgtcaagttttttatttaaaaaattaacaaaaagttacatccaattttttttttaaaaataactaaattaatgcctttttagttttaaatttttatgtccaaatctattaaccattcaatctattaaaaataaaaaattagttaactgaaagttatatttttaaatataagaaactagacaaatgaaaattataattttttttttcaaaatctaaatatccgaaccccaTCTGAAATAAccaaatccgaactaaaaatactcgaacccgacccgaagtacagacatacccgaacgggttctacacctctataacgaaatactcgaaaatccaaaatacccgacccgaacccgaacgggtacccgaaacattaaaatattttctaagcaaatgtaattaatatgatatcaacgTGCATAAGTTTACTGTTTGAATAATAggaaaagtttttaatatttgtcttaaatctaaatcttgcccaaggctaaactaaattgataattattatctcctagctatatatgggcttaacgaaatcgacaatagttttgggcttgtctacataagcgattgattaaaataaatgaaacataaaattcaaaaaaatcgaccaatagaattataacaatttttctgaGAAGCTCTATATTAATGTCATGTCaacagaaatcactaaagtgacttctcttttaatgtatagaAGGATTAGTTTAATgcaaaacttattatatatttatatggaccgatatatttttctaaggattttaagaaggattgtggtgatgacacgtggctacaaaaatatgttgtaatggttctcttttaatatataggggatctGATGTAATCACTTTCCTGATTAAgaagatatattttatttacttcCATACTGTATCATagccaaaacaattttttttcttccactTCACCAAAATTCATCTTTTTCGTTCGATCTCTTATAAAATTTGAGCTCAAGAAGCAATATTGATGAGCGTTTCTCACCTCCGTTTGATCATCATCTTTGTCATTGAACTTCTTGAGTTCATTTTGGATATTTGTCATTTTTTCTCTTTCGTTTGAGCTGCGACTGACTTTGGATTCATGTTATATTCACTGATTGTATTCACTGATTCGTCAATATTTTTGCTTAATCATCATATTTTTTGTTCGTTTCTACTTGATCTATGAGTTTGCATCCGGTAAATCCACAGTTCTTAGCTCAGTATGAGAATCATTTCTTCATACATAACTCTTATCACGCTGGCTTGGTTTAGGTTTCTGATCGCTTAACATCCAATTCTAAATTTCATTCTTGGCGTCGTTCGGTTTGTCTTGCCTTATATGTTAGAAATAATCTCGGGTTCATAGACGAAACAAATCCAAAACCTGTTGAAAATCAGTACGAGCTTAAGGGCTCCCATACTGCTTGTAGGGCACGGCGCATAGATGCCAAAGAAAGTATAGAGATGAAACTGGTTCTTGGTCACGGTGTAAAGATGTGGTAGCTACTTGGCTGATGGATTCGGTATCAAAAAAGATAGCTCAAAGTCTTCTTTTCATGTCAACTTCTGAATCGATTTGGAAGAATTTATTGACTAAATTTATTCAAGATGATGCACCAAGAACATAATTTGAGTAGTTTTTAGTAAGGTTCAATGGATTACTACGTACTACATTGATTTAGTGACTCTTTGGGAGGAATAAAAGATCTATGTTAAGTTACTAGTTTGTACATATGACCGCCGAGAGTGTAATACAGTTTTCCTATGGGAACAACTGCAATAGAGGAATTGTGTGACTAAGTTTTTAATGGGACTCAGTGAATTCCATGATTCTAGTTGAAGACACATCCTGATCTTGGATGTATTCAACATGATTACTCAGGATGAAAGGAATAAATACattaaacattttaagaagTTGGATAATGTAGTTTTCAACACTACTGGTTCTTAGTTTGGTTATGATGAGCAACAAGAGAATTCTGCGTTTGCAACTTAGAATCataataattacatgacaaaagaGAGACTTTGTGTAATAACTATGGGATGCTTGTACATGTTATGCAAAAGTGTTTCAAGCTACACGAATGTCCTCTTGGTCATAAGTTTCACCAGTTCAATGGTGGTTTATCTAAAGGCACCAATCAAACATGTTTTGTTCCTCGTAAACATGAAAGTCACTCACACAATCAGTTTGTCTCCATGCCTACAACTCAGAACGCATCTCACATACCAAAGACTAATATTAGTGCGAATGTCATGAGTAGTTTTAGATCACTACATAAGCCCTTTCTTGCTACGTAGAAATGCCATCAATCTGGATCTAAGTCATCAACTAAGATCAACAACTACAATTTTA
This genomic interval from Brassica napus cultivar Da-Ae chromosome A6, Da-Ae, whole genome shotgun sequence contains the following:
- the LOC106408581 gene encoding uncharacterized protein LOC106408581, which encodes MASVPVKPLPFGRLQLLLRNITPTVPRAQSMVSASFKHHHFLGLSSYDICIYESVRHMRNLRSWSTRRRVSKSPGVSMPVASAEDLPAVSWDSWKPEKTTVVPSLSDVIWPAAGAFAAMAILGRIDHILNPKGISMSVAPLGAVSAILFTTPSAPAARKYNIFMAQIGCAAIGVLAFSILGPGWLSRSTALAASIAFMVIARANHPPAASLPLMFIDGAKLQKLSFWYVLFPGAAACIVLCFLQEIVCYLKENLKF